A window from Thermoanaerobacterales bacterium encodes these proteins:
- a CDS encoding FAD-dependent oxidoreductase has product MPNGRLSYRSSTAILIFLVLILGFIMSAPARAEGPDPDKVAIAVEEAVYNPWPPAPPERTEVYDLVVYGGGFAGCATVIQASDLLPPEQKIALVVPESALGSIGTVGGMNFFDLRRWHGRSVAGGSFARWFAKYGQGYPTAEMARTLYKDVVDNSRGRVQIYFRHEIENVAAADGVITHIDIRPVQRDPADLAVKWAGPALRLTGKVFIDASDNGRLTRLAGVPVTTGRFDRTGDNHQQPATLMFKVRGIDVQAALAYRNALGRPDFFYVKDGNGSWLGWGGQRSVWLENPIIQTYNARRTPFTLKAYNIAEDEPGTWWVNALVIHGVDGRLQQIDRGTPHWPQDSPPGTWDIDTAYREAVAEVQSPAFLAALRSLPGFSGVELVRRPDGSPVVGEILYLRETIHAVTDADAVAPGTSNTNYALTPAHVRGAGPDAFHGLDRENYPWRVGLGFYLVDLHGYLKNDPTENHTLKSQGEAVNPYYVPYAALTTPYAANLLLPGYAQRTADEAWGAARVIPNLTVCGDAAGVAAAHSLATGRPVNAFTYKDVLAVRDTLRARGARVDK; this is encoded by the coding sequence ATGCCGAACGGACGTCTTTCTTACCGCAGTTCCACTGCTATTCTGATCTTCCTTGTCCTCATCCTCGGCTTCATCATGTCCGCCCCGGCCCGGGCCGAGGGCCCGGACCCGGACAAGGTCGCCATAGCCGTGGAGGAGGCCGTCTACAACCCGTGGCCGCCCGCCCCGCCGGAGCGCACCGAGGTCTACGACCTGGTCGTCTACGGCGGCGGCTTCGCGGGCTGCGCCACGGTCATCCAGGCCTCCGACCTGCTGCCCCCGGAACAGAAGATCGCCCTCGTCGTTCCCGAGAGCGCCCTGGGCTCCATCGGCACCGTCGGCGGGATGAACTTTTTCGACCTGCGCCGCTGGCACGGCCGGTCCGTGGCCGGCGGCAGTTTCGCCCGCTGGTTCGCGAAGTACGGCCAGGGCTATCCCACCGCCGAGATGGCCCGCACGCTGTACAAGGACGTGGTCGACAACTCCCGCGGGCGGGTGCAGATCTACTTCCGGCACGAGATTGAAAACGTCGCCGCCGCTGACGGCGTCATTACCCACATCGACATCCGGCCAGTGCAGCGCGACCCCGCCGACCTGGCCGTCAAGTGGGCCGGGCCGGCGCTGCGCCTCACCGGCAAGGTCTTCATCGACGCCTCGGACAACGGGCGTCTCACCCGCCTGGCCGGCGTGCCCGTCACCACCGGCCGCTTCGACCGCACCGGGGACAACCACCAGCAGCCGGCCACCCTCATGTTCAAAGTCCGCGGGATCGACGTCCAGGCCGCCCTCGCTTATAGAAACGCCCTCGGCCGGCCGGACTTCTTCTACGTCAAGGACGGCAACGGCTCCTGGCTGGGTTGGGGCGGCCAGCGCAGCGTCTGGCTGGAAAACCCGATCATCCAGACCTATAACGCGCGCCGCACGCCCTTTACCCTGAAGGCCTACAACATCGCCGAGGACGAGCCCGGCACCTGGTGGGTCAACGCCCTGGTCATCCACGGGGTCGACGGCCGCCTGCAGCAGATCGACCGCGGCACCCCGCATTGGCCCCAGGACTCCCCGCCGGGAACCTGGGACATCGACACCGCCTACCGTGAGGCCGTCGCCGAGGTCCAGTCGCCGGCCTTCCTCGCCGCCCTGCGCAGCCTGCCCGGCTTCTCCGGCGTGGAGCTGGTGCGCCGCCCGGACGGCAGCCCCGTCGTCGGCGAGATCCTCTACCTCCGGGAGACCATCCACGCCGTGACCGACGCCGACGCCGTCGCGCCCGGGACAAGCAACACCAACTACGCCCTGACCCCCGCCCACGTTCGCGGGGCCGGGCCGGACGCCTTCCACGGTCTGGACCGGGAGAACTACCCCTGGCGGGTGGGCCTGGGCTTTTACCTTGTCGACCTGCACGGCTACCTCAAGAACGACCCGACCGAGAACCATACCCTGAAGAGCCAGGGCGAGGCCGTCAACCCGTACTACGTGCCGTACGCGGCCCTCACCACCCCGTACGCCGCCAACCTGCTCCTGCCGGGCTACGCCCAGCGGACCGCCGACGAGGCCTGGGGCGCGGCACGCGTCATCCCCAACCTCACGGTCTGCGGCGACGCCGCCGGGGTGGCCGCCGCGCACAGCCTGGCCACCGGCCGCCCGGTGAACGCCTTCACCTACAAGGACGTGCTCGCCGTGCGCGACACCCTCCGCGCCCGCGGCGCCCGCGTCGACAAGTAG